From a region of the Tachypleus tridentatus isolate NWPU-2018 chromosome 1, ASM421037v1, whole genome shotgun sequence genome:
- the LOC143258480 gene encoding neuropilin and tolloid-like protein 2, which yields MNEFDQAKACFNFTVGNPDRKEFYSPHYPKKYPNNTDCIKQIEAPYGYYVVLDFRDNFHLEESTNCEYDYLEILDGPYGYSNLLGRYCGATYPPLTQSSGRYLWLKFHSDDSIEYLGFKAVYQFFPLEDFHRPPPEECIFHKSGSDGFISNSDISQSMLNYSLNWNVSLDCTWAIEVYPTWKMYLTFQKYQLAHPNNCDLNYIDIYGESLSVDARLDRFCGTATEPQRSEKNILHVRYFAQSQALDGIFRILFTGFRESEECDKIKEFDCGDGTCVDQALKCNGHFNCKYRYDEEDTICSVGSTASVVLSSEHMIIILVVFFALVLGMCLSVSISCYNKIKERKEEEQELRLRRSKDVSIETGLDQKVSGLEKDLGSMKTVHNTNVTVEYRNNGGGVAQEENEGCYVPEIDLSTYDEYPNGGSSVARAADHCPRSPPTRQAAVTILPDGSQHHPFCSHHQRGSPPLPPPPPPPHLRKPREEVDPLECFVLTDNHCPKHNRLTTIGVQPELTETVVELYPDSPGGCRHRYDHLT from the exons ATGAACGAATTTGACCAAGCCAAGGCATGTTTCAATTTTACCGTTGGAAATCCGGACAGAAAGGAGTTCTACTCGCCCCATTACCCCAAAAAATACCCGAACAACACCGACTGCATCAAACAAATAGAAG CGCCATACGGCTACTATGTAGTACTCGACTTCCGTGACAACTTTCATCTTGAAGAGAGTACCAACTGTGAGTACGATTATTTGGAAATACTAGACGGTCCCTACGGATATTCTAATCTTCTTGGGCGCTACTGTGGAGCCACCTATCCACCACTCACACAATCTTCTGGTCGTTACCTCTGGTTGAAATTTCATTCCGATGACAGTATAGAATACCTGGGATTCAAAGCTGTGTACCAGTTTTTTCCACTTGAAG ATTTTCATCGCCCTCCGCCTGAAG agtGTATTTTCCACAAGAGCGGATCCGATGGCTTCATTAGTAACAGCGACATTTCACAGAGTATGTTAAACTACTCGTTAAACTGGAATGTGTCTTTGGATTGCACGTGGGCTATCGAAGTTTACCCTACTTGGAAG atGTACTTGACTTTCCAGAAATATCAGCTTGCACATCCAAATAACTGTGACCTTAACTACATCGATATATACGGAGAAAGTCTTAGTGTGGATGCCAGACTTGATAGATTCTGTGGAACAGCGACAGAACCCCAGCGGTCAGAAAAGAACATTCTTCACGTTCGATATTTTGCCCAATCACAGGCCTTGGACGGAATTTTCAGAATCCTTTTCACCGGCTTCAGAGAATCAG AAGAGTGTGACAAAATCAAAGAATTCGACTGTGGAGACGGAACGTGCGTGGATCAAGCCCTCAAGTGTAATGGACACTTTAACTGTAAATACCGATACGACGAAGAGGACACGATATGTTCCGTTG GGTCCACTGCCAGCGTGGTCTTGTCCTCGGAACACATGATTATTATTCTGGTGGTGTTCTTCGCTCTGGTGCTTGGAATGTGCTTGTCAGTATCCATCTCCTGTTACAACAAGATAAAGGAGAGGAAAGAGGAAGAACAGGAGCTTAGGCTACGTCGTTCCAAAGACGTTTCGATAGAGACAGGTCTGGACCAGAAGGTCAGTGGCTTAGAAAAAGACCTGGGGTCAATGAAGACCGTTCACAATACCAACGTAACGGTGGAGTATCGAAATAATGGAGGCGGGGTGGCTCAAGAGGAGAATGAAGGGTGTTACGTTCCGGAAATAGACCTGTCTACATATGACGAATATCCTAACGGTGGCTCTTCGGTGGCCAGGGCAGCTGACCACTGCCCAAGATCTCCGCCCACTAGACAAGCCGCGGTTACAATTCTACCTGATGGTAGCCAACACCATCCTTTCTGTAGTCACCACCAGAGGGGTAGTCCCCCACTTCCCCCGCCTCCACCGCCTCCTCACCTCCGCAAGCCCAGGGAGGAAGTCGATCCCTTGGAGTGTTTTGTTCTCACCGACAATCATTGCCCTAAACACAACAGACTAACAACTATTGGAGTTCAACCAGAGCTCACAGAAACAGTGGTCGAGCTCTACCCTGACAGTCCAGGGGGTTGTCGTCACAGATACGATCACCTAACATGA